Genomic DNA from Chrysiogenia bacterium:
TGCCCTCGAGGATTTCCTTGAAGGAGCGGATCGTGTCTTCGAGCTTGACGTACTTGCCCTTCATGCCGGTGAACTGCTCGGCCACATGGAAGGGCTGCGAGAGGAAGCGCTGGATCTTGCGGGCGCGGGCCACCGCCATCTTGTCCTCTTCGGAGAGCTCGTCCATGCCGAGAATGGCGATGATGTCCTGCAGATCCTTGTAGCGCTGAAGAACTTCCTGCACGCCGCGGGCGACGTTGTAGTGTTCATCGCC
This window encodes:
- a CDS encoding F0F1 ATP synthase subunit beta (Produces ATP from ADP in the presence of a proton gradient across the membrane. The beta chain is a regulatory subunit) gives rise to the protein GDEHYNVARGVQEVLQRYKDLQDIIAILGMDELSEEDKMAVARARKIQRFLSQPFHVAEQFTGMKGKYVKLEDTIRSFKEILEGKHDDLPEQAFYLVGAIEEAVEKAKQLAEGN